One genomic region from Leifsonia sp. Root1293 encodes:
- a CDS encoding ABC transporter permease yields MTTITPTAAPVPHKPGFWQRLPVVHQLRQSVGLQRGMLVTGLILMGVFVLTAIFAPLLAPYKYNQLRADGVAFGAQQAPSAEHLLGTTVGGYDVFSRVIWGAQTAILVIVLAVVFSIFIGVFLGLVSGYFGGWPDRLLVVVCDAIYAFPSLLLAIVLSIVISGGRSSLWGGILAAALSITVVYIPQYFRVIRAETVRIKAEAYVESARVLGASNARVMFRHVLRNATRSLPLLITLNSSEAVLTLAGLGFIGFGIEPTAAAEWGYDLNKAISDVTSGIWWTALFPGLAIVLTVLGITLVGESLNDLADPRLRGRRAVAKASGTVAETSVVPGGTLTAGPGGLAGLEDGESFDEHGIEVRP; encoded by the coding sequence ATGACGACCATCACCCCGACCGCGGCACCAGTGCCGCACAAGCCCGGCTTCTGGCAGCGCCTCCCCGTCGTGCACCAGCTGCGCCAGAGCGTCGGCCTGCAGCGCGGCATGCTCGTCACAGGCCTCATCCTCATGGGCGTCTTCGTGCTGACGGCGATCTTCGCCCCGCTCCTCGCGCCGTACAAGTACAACCAGTTGCGTGCCGACGGCGTTGCATTCGGCGCTCAGCAGGCACCGTCGGCCGAGCATCTGCTCGGCACGACGGTGGGCGGATACGACGTCTTCTCCCGCGTGATCTGGGGAGCGCAGACCGCGATCCTGGTTATCGTGCTCGCGGTGGTGTTCTCCATCTTCATCGGCGTCTTCCTCGGCCTGGTCTCCGGCTACTTCGGCGGCTGGCCCGACCGCCTGCTCGTCGTGGTGTGCGATGCGATCTACGCATTCCCATCGCTGCTCCTCGCCATCGTGCTCTCCATCGTCATCTCGGGCGGCCGGTCCAGCCTCTGGGGCGGGATCCTCGCGGCTGCCCTGTCGATCACCGTGGTCTACATCCCGCAGTACTTCCGGGTGATCCGCGCCGAGACCGTCCGCATCAAGGCCGAGGCCTACGTTGAGTCCGCTCGCGTGCTCGGCGCCAGCAACGCGCGGGTCATGTTCCGCCATGTGCTGCGCAACGCCACCCGGTCTCTGCCGTTGCTCATCACGCTCAACTCGTCCGAGGCCGTGCTCACCCTGGCCGGTCTCGGCTTCATCGGCTTCGGCATCGAGCCGACGGCCGCAGCCGAATGGGGCTACGACCTCAACAAGGCCATCTCCGACGTCACGAGCGGAATCTGGTGGACGGCCCTCTTCCCGGGCCTCGCCATCGTCCTCACGGTGCTCGGCATCACCCTGGTCGGCGAGAGCCTCAACGACCTGGCCGACCCGCGCCTGCGCGGCCGCCGCGCCGTGGCGAAGGCATCCGGAACCGTCGCCGAGACGTCCGTGGTGCCTGGCGGCACCCTCACGGCAGGCCCGGGCGGACTCGCCGGCCTGGAAGACGGGGAATCATTCGACGAGCACGGAATCGAGGTCCGACCATGA